From a single Tissierellales bacterium genomic region:
- a CDS encoding class II SORL domain-containing protein: protein MKSLGELLQSGDWKGEKHVPVINAPEKVKKDEPFEIKVSIGDEIPHPNTLEHHISWLRVFYKPEGAKFPVEIGSSNFMAHGENDIYNEPHVVLKTTVDKPGTIYALSYCNIHGLWENSAEVTLED from the coding sequence ATGAAAAGTTTAGGAGAATTACTTCAAAGTGGAGATTGGAAAGGCGAAAAACACGTTCCCGTTATTAATGCACCGGAAAAAGTAAAAAAGGATGAACCTTTTGAAATAAAAGTATCTATAGGGGACGAAATTCCTCATCCAAATACACTAGAACATCATATTTCTTGGCTTAGAGTATTTTATAAACCTGAAGGGGCTAAGTTCCCAGTAGAAATTGGAAGTTCTAATTTTATGGCTCATGGTGAAAACGATATATATAATGAACCCCATGTAGTTTTAAAAACTACAGTTGATAAACCAGGAACTATCTATGCTTTAAGCTATTGCAACATTCATGGACTATGGGAAAATAGTGCAGAAGTTACTTTAGAAGATTAA